One Magnolia sinica isolate HGM2019 chromosome 2, MsV1, whole genome shotgun sequence genomic window, TTCCTCTCCGATGAGTTTGTTGCCTAAATCCCATTTCTTGTAAGAGTTTGCTAGCTCCTTGTGCACTACTCCACACTCTTCATCCGCAGCATACTTGCATACCTGGCAAGTGTCTGGGACATCTGTGACCACACATATGGTGGCCCCTTCCATGAGATGAATGCAAAAATGAGGATGACTCTTCAGCCGTCAGATGGTTTACACCTGTATTTTTGCATATGGAGTATTGGCAGTTTTTTAAACCGTTCATTCGTATGGGGTGGCCCTCCTAGTGAGTGGATGCACCTGGTTTTTGGGCCACCTAATGCACTACCCAGATGCCTCACAGAATTGCCAGCATGGCACGTGTGTTATGTGTAAAGGTGCCTATAGACTTTGCAAGGCTCTTATAAAACAGATCATTTGAACCTGGCTTAAGACAACTACCCAAAGAAAATCAGTGATCAAAAAGTCCAACAATGGGACATTGGTTGGTTCATCttttaaagtcccttgatatacattgatacaccatcctttaAGGACCCGTTTGGCCggatggattggaagggtttgaatggtactagggtggatggcatggatttctaggtaatgatggtgttgtcagtggattgtcttgagatccatgggattgctctatccgtggattgctatatccagtctgtttggcacgcccggccaatcccgggattaaacctttccatcccttccaatccctcgtaccaaacacgtcccaggcaaatttgaatggattaagttggattggatgggatttaaaggtaatggtgttgtcagtggattgtcttaagatccatgggattgggatcagttcaccgactctgtttggcaggcccggccaatcccaggatttaacttccaatcccttccaataccatccaatcccttccaatccgacaggccaaacgggccctaatggCTCaggcttttagagaaagtggctATTTGACATGATATCAAAGCGGAGGAAAATCAAGCCTAGcctgtttatggtgtgagtgtccctccacccttatCCAGTGTGTTCTCATGCAGAGGGGAGTGTTACATTCCCTTGATATACGTTGATACACAATCCTCCAacggctcaagcttttagagaaaaTTGTTGTTTGACATTGTCGACTTTCAAGTCATGCAACTGCCTCCTGGTTGAATGAACTTTTATTCAGTCGAATGGATGATGAGGATATGCAGGAGACCTTTAATAAGCAAGCAGAAGGGAAAATATTGGAACGGAATATTTGTTGGTGACATAGTAATATAACTGATGAAAACAAAGGTAGCAATATCACAGATAAAGGTCATGCTCACCCATTCGACAGCATGGAAATGGTAACCCTTTGTAAGATGATTATCGTGGGAATTTTACGACAAGTCTCCATTTTGTCCCATGGGTTAGTATAATCTTACCtgcattataaaaataatttcacCACAAATCTAGGAATTCATTTGGACACAAGAAAGGGAAGAATAAGGAGGATTCAAAGTTATTTGGATTGTAATTGGCAAGCCAAACACCCACCTAAACAAGAAAGGAGAATAGGTTGTCTCAACTCTCAACTAATTCTGTGATTAGTTTTCTGTAATCACGATTAATCCCTAACGAACCTAACAAATCTTCGAGTGATCCATCACTGGGATACAGGTCACCCTCTGGCACCTTGATGGTAGCCTGTTGGGGACATGATCTGGTCCACTGCTCGGCATGCCTTTGGGTCTTTTGTCTATAGTGTTCCTTTCCACATCCGAGTGCCCGCATGTGGGCCCATGAGTCCACAACAAAAAGATTAAAATTCACATGCAATCCACCATGAAGCAAGGGCCCTGATCGATCAGCGATGACCAATCGAAAACCTTTTGTTCCCCCTTGGCCTGGCCTACATCAACATACAACAAGAAATGTACCACAATGATGGGTGGCAACAAGGACATTGAAGTCTTTCTCAAGTAAGAATATGTCAGCAGGATACTGAGCAACGGACACTTTGGACAGTTAGGACTGTTTGGATTGTCGCAACAAGGACATTGAGGTCTCTCTCAAGGAGGAGAAATCTCACAATCAGATGGTCAGATTTTAGTGACTTTTGGCTCATGCCTGATTCAATATGGGGCCCATCAAATTAGTGGAATTTATCTTTTGATGAGTGGATTGCATGTTGAGATATTGATGCTTGTAGACAAAACATTGACAGCAACGTTTCCTTTTGATGCACTGGGATATATAGCAAGGCATGCTTATCAAGATTAGCAACTTCATTCAACATGACTTTGATTAGTAGAGAGATTAATTGGTAAGCATGGATTGTGAGAATTACTTCTTTGATCTAAATCTATTAGTAAAGGGGAAGAAGTGGGCCACCTAAGAATTCAAAGGctattgtggcccacttcccatccctcttttccgtcaGCTTGTAGGCTGATCTCTGTATTTTATTTGATAAATCATTTAAGGAgaatttatttgatactctggtagactaTGGTGAATCCGTACACATGCACATGGCTATATTTGAATAAAAAAAACTGTGGGAACTACTGGTACTGATATCAGAATAATCAGACCACTTCAGCCTTTGATTCATTGAATCTCAACTGTCTGTTACTTCTAGATTGATAGTCACAAATTGGACAGTTAGGATCAGGAGTTGAGTGTAGTTTTCCAACATGGCCCATCCACATTGGGGCTGAAAATCTAAGGCGTACAGCAGCAGTGTGCATGTAGATGGATATAGATGGACATGCTCAGCAAGAAGGAATTCCACACCCTTTATGAGGCAGGTTGGCTCAAAGGTGCTAGATCATTCTCAATGATTGTACGGCATCATTCGAGGTCCACGTGCAGGGGGTCATGTCCACACACTGGCGTGGCCTTTTTGGCAAAGACAACAGAAGGAATCAAAACCAGCTCAAGCAACAAACATACCCATAGAAAAGGGCAGCTACCCAACAAAAGCTGCACTATATTCCCAACTAAATGATTTTTTGCATGATTTTCTTCCACTGTTTTGCCTCTCCCAAATCACTCCACTACCAACACCAACagggtaaaaaaagaaaaaaaaataaaaaaatctccctCTCCCATACAAACACCTCAGTTCTTAAATTCACTAGGGCATTCAAAAGCCATGTCCTCTGTTTGAATTCcaaagctgttttttttttttttttttttaattgggtcTTCAAAATCATGGAAGAAATAATATATAATTGAGTTATCAAAATACAAACCTGTCATttaaggctgtgtttggttgcaatATTAAGTTAATAAAGTAGAAATGATTAAATTGTAATTACAAAAAAGACAAGGGCTAGCTACATCCTCATTGAAAATGTTATGATTGAGCTGAGTATTCACAATGTCTAAGCTGGCCACATTTGGGCGCACAAGTGGCTAGATTTGCGAATCTTCAGTTTAGTTGAGAGATGAAGTCGTGAAAACTAATGATGTTTGCTGATGTTCAAAATCTAGAAGTAGCCTTGAATTTCAGTCCAGTTCCTTTCAGTTCCAAGACGAAAATGGCATAATTGCGACTATGGATGCTAAAAGAATTATGATTgggttatttccactttattaaACGAATGCAATTCAATCCTACATTGCGTCCAAATGCAGACTTAAGAAGCTCTCTTTATTCATGTCAATGAACGCCTGGATATTAAGCTCGAtcttgtaatattttcattttattctcaatcaataatatCTCACTCACTTGGTGGAAAGAAGGAACTAAAATGAAAGAAACAACCAAACAACCctctagaaagaaagaaatagaaggTCTTTGAAGAAATGGTGCTTGTAGAATACAAGATGAGAACCAGGTAAAAGAAACAAGAAGATATAGAGCTTGCTAGTATACAAGTAGAAAACGATAACAATGCACGAACAAGATGCTATCGAGAATGAAGGAAGAAGATGCTGAGCTCTTGACCAGCTCGCCCGTCTGGATTGATCAAATGAAATGACTCCGAGTCAGACAAGCCAGACACCCGTTTGAAATTGGCGCGGAGGTACATGAGCTCATTGTTACAGCTTACTGCCTCCCTGTTTATAATGCCAGTTCCCGAATGGATAGTTCGCATCAGTCGAAGAACATCCAGGTCGGCCTGTGAAGGTCGACGCTTTATGGCAAACCCCGCCTTCCTAGCGTTGAAGTACATGGTCCAGAATGGCATGGACAAGAGAGAGGAGGAGCCGTGGGCATGCTTAGTGGGGTCAGAGTGGCACTTGAGAGCGATCCGGAGAAGGCCGCTCTGCATTTCCTTGGCGAGGAGTGCAGTGGGGACGGCTAGAGTGAGGAGGAGGATGGGTGCGGTGGTTTTTGAGTTGGTTTGAATGCAAAAGCTTAGTTTTCCATGGCGATAGCCGAAGAAGGTTCCGGTGATGGTGGTTGTGGTGGGGATGATTATGGTTTTAGGGAAGGAGGAGTGATTTTTGAAGGAGTGCAGTTCTTCtttttcttgatcttcttcttcttggtgTTGTTGTTGAAGGTAGCTGTGATTGCAGCTCGGGATTATGAACTCCATGAGCGAGCGGAGAAGGCGCCAGCACCAGATTTGTCTCTGGCAATCTACACCGTCGACGATGTGAGTGGGAACCCTGGCTTGATATTGCATGATTTTGATGGTGATGGTGGTTCAAGTGTAGGTTGAATAGTAGAGAGCATTGGGGAGTAGAGGGTATTTATAGAGAGAGGTGTTTGACTCATTGACGACTTAGTAATTTATGGTCAAAATATATTTCACTGGCTAACACATATTTTTCGTATCAACCTCCCAATATAAGTGCATTTAGCACGTACGGATGAGAAAGggaccgttcatctgttgggctGTAGCATGGATTAAGGATGAATCTATGGGTGTATGGTTCCATGTAAGAAATAGATTTTCTCTCTCAACGCAAACATCGTCCATGAATACTCAAGCCCATGACCTTAGAAAACTCTTACGAGTCTATCACTAAGCAATGAGTAGCTATCCATGCAATAAAaagctgtggggcctaccatgatgtctaTATAATATCTACCCCGTTCATCAGTTGACCCAGATTATTTGATAACACGAACCCAAATATCAGGAAGATCGAAAAcacaggtgggcccacttgaattttgcatACGCATGCTTTTTTGGGCTTAGGTCCTAACTCGAGCCAGCTGGTAACATGCATCGCCACTAAAGATCATCTGTGGTTGATTCCTGCTTGGGGCCATGGTTGCAGCTTTGAATGGTCCGGCCATTTGTCCTTTGGGAAACAGGCTGCggtaacaaaaaagaaaatcacTCCATCAAACCTCATTAGAAATTTGACAGTAGTCCAATCACTGAGATCATTTACCTATAGCCCATCAATGCGGTACCCCACCTAGATCAACGTCCGGATCATCACTTGTATTCCATGTGCACTTTGAAAAGGAAAATGCATGGAATTTTCTGTAGCTGGGGCTGCATGCTTGCATTCCTGTGAGCTAAGATTGCGAATCCTTCTTGATTACATTTGAGACATTCACATTAGATTGCATAGTAGGCAAAACTAGTCATGATTAGTCAATTACGTTCATCTTTATTTCTTCTTTACTATATAGTGGCACGTTCAACACGCCTAAggagaggaaatgaggaagaaatggGAGAAAAATCGACTCCGGCCGACAGACAACCATCAAATAAGAATTTTACCCCTATAATTAATCAGAAATAGGCAAAATCGAAACGTATCAAACTGTCCAATAAAGGACACTTTTGTCATTTCAATCTGTCCTCCTCCGTAGCTTGCACGGTGTAGCACTAGAAAACAAGGAGATAGCGCTTGGTTGAAATAATCATTTCGTCATTACTGAACTTATCTATGTCAATTCCATAGAATAATGCAATCCAAGTATTCTTGTCAACGTGGCATGTATCTCGATTCAAACCATCAACTCATTTTGACTGGGGTCCATCCAAAAAATTGCATTGATTGGAAACTTCTAACCACTTGAATGATAGACATTTGCTTGCTGAATTTGAAGCATTAACAGATTTTCATTGAGATCGATATACGGATGGTGAGGATTGCCACCTACTTTCAGGTTTGGCTGCGTCTACAGTGTCTGCCATAATCTGGACAGTTTGTAACTTTGTACTGAGtataaaataattattaaaaagaGAGAACTGAGCACTTACAGGCAATGGCACCACGACCTTTGGCAAGATACTATCTTTCTAGCCAACATGCCACTAATGCATGACGTCAGCACCATGAAATTGGTGGGCCCAGCATATAATGACCATTTTCGAAAATCTGGCTGATTGTTCACTACGTGGACTATACCCGTGTGTGAACTCAGACCATCGGTTTACAAGTGATTAATTCCACtagctagtatggcccacctgatgatcgacCGACCTGATTTTTCTTTCAGGTGATCTTCACGGTGGAACTTATTGTTTTCAATTCATGGTACTGCTGTCTGTACAACtggcatgttggcaggaaagatggtaCGGTACCACAGATTATGGTACCTTGTAGGGTGAGCAGTTGTCTTTTAGAGATGGTGGTGGCTCATCCACTATATATACAACTAGCACATATGCGTGACAATCAAGACCATCGAAATTGTGGGCCATTTTGGATGGAAAGTAGCCGTAAACTCGTACTTAATATGGATCTTTGGTTATAATAATTTGTCCGTCCATCTCATAGCCACcgattggacggttaagatcaccAAATCAGAGTGACTTTTGTTTATGCTTCACCCATAATGGCTCAAGGACCTAGGACCACCTGGATTTCCATACTTGTATTCCACGTGTGGATGCGGATTGTGTAGTTAGCAGCTCACCACATTATAGTGGTGTGTGGACAATCtgtgtgcccaccatgatgtaagtgttctatccacgccgttcatctgtttttttcagcccattttaagTATCAGCCCAGAATTGAAGCCCAGATTTAAGTACAgcgggataatgatgtccacgttgaaaccttcctaagactCATATGGTATttattgtcatccaatctatccataaggtcacaaagactaggatgaagtgaaaatacaaatattagcttgatccaaaacttctatgccctgtgcccaaaagaagttttcaacggtaagcgttcaatacccactctttcatgtggtgtggtcagtttgagctttggatatgcttaaattttaggtTTATAACCTTTGATGaggtgaaaaaacggatgaatggcgtggataaaatacttacatcacgatggccccacaaGGCATCCACACCACACCACGGCGAGCCTCGCTACCCAATCCACGTCCGACACGTGTGTGGTTTATGAATCGCCCACAATGATAAGCAAGGCAACGTCAAATGAAACGAAACATGGCCATGGCATGTACGAAACCCATCATATGCATGGGAGGAAGAAATATCGaaagattttgtttttttttttttttatatttatatttagccttcttcttttccttttctctttatttaattatttattttaaagatcaTGATCTGTTCGCTGAATGAATGCTACAGTGCAACAAGGTGTACATTAGCTTCAAGTTCACCTCGGTGATTTTAAACACATGTTAGTTTAATCATTAATGTCTATGGTCCATCATTTTAGATCACTCTCATGGGCTACCTGAGAAGCGTCACAATGGTCGGAGTATGCACTCTCCACATGATCAGCGGCCTACAAAACTCATGGCTTGGATCACACAACAGAAAAGAAGTCCAACCGTCCAGTTTATCCATCTATTTACCACGTAGATGGTGTGCGGACCAGAAGAACCATCCGATCCGTACCTTAGAAGGTTGACGGTTGTGAAAATGAAGGATGATGTTTAGATGATCCGCATCATCCGAAAAAATGCGTGCCCTTGACCATGATCAATGAGGGAGCGGCTTAGGTGCGGCCCTGGGTCTCACCCAAGACCGTGCGGTCcttgccgtgggacccaccttgatgtattttttctacATCCACGTCGTCAATCAGTTTTgctggatcattttagagcacgatctaaaaaatgaagatcCAAACCCTCACGTGGCTGaattatagaaaacaatgatgattaattgcgctaccattaaaaacttcctaaggcccaccataatattttggtaatatatattttccatccaaccaattgATAAGGACATAAAAACttcgtaggacccaccataatgttcgggtaatgtttatttaccatccaacaagttggatgaaggaaaaaaacaaatattagcttgatttaaaacttttgtggtttataGATTGTCAATCACAGCTGTTTTTACGGTTCACCTGAGAattagatctacttaatttttaaggCCGTGATCTAAAATTGTCTTGCAAaactaatgaatgggttggatataaaataaatacatcaagttggagtaagggccgcaccgtcatCTTAGGTGAGGGCGGGGGCAGCACCAGGACATAAATTGTAGGCGGATTCAAAACTAAGTGAACCACACAATAGTAAAAAAGTGAGCcgactgtcagttcacacttcagtgttagctaCCCCAATAGGAATAGATGCCAAGACCTCATGTTAAGACAAGGTATATTTCAGTcaaatctaccacttgagctatggatcagggtgttattggaatgaactgaaaaaacatgCTAATATTAGCCTAAAACTTGTGTGGAAGCACGATTGCTTCAATGGTTGATGTTTAATCATCACTATTTTCAGTCTcaagttcacttgagctttgattctgtcttattttttaaccCATATCATAATataatctagaaaaacagatgtacttggatttctcacaaacgttaTAACGCCCCCATCTAGCTTCCTGTTGCAAGTGTCTTCATGCAATTCCCGTCCGCCTTATGTATTTCAATAGGGTACTTCAGAAATTTAGCAATTGAATAGAGGTAATTTTCAATTACTCAAACCCGTGTATTTTACGGCCTTACAGAAAGGGATTAAAAGAGATTCTTATAGATTTAATTATTTCATGCCTTTCAGTATTCAACTGCTA contains:
- the LOC131226336 gene encoding protein MIZU-KUSSEI 1-like, whose translation is MQYQARVPTHIVDGVDCQRQIWCWRLLRSLMEFIIPSCNHSYLQQQHQEEEDQEKEELHSFKNHSSFPKTIIIPTTTTITGTFFGYRHGKLSFCIQTNSKTTAPILLLTLAVPTALLAKEMQSGLLRIALKCHSDPTKHAHGSSSLLSMPFWTMYFNARKAGFAIKRRPSQADLDVLRLMRTIHSGTGIINREAVSCNNELMYLRANFKRVSGLSDSESFHLINPDGRAGQELSIFFLHSR